From Drosophila kikkawai strain 14028-0561.14 unplaced genomic scaffold, DkikHiC1v2 scaffold_113, whole genome shotgun sequence, the proteins below share one genomic window:
- the LOC138929296 gene encoding uncharacterized protein produces MSDTENSVRAPNESPSDVDFYRAKADSILRQINSMKFYLNGDSVNQFDELDWINSLNEAFDAAQTSLERLDFTEISSDHRMEFSGVFMDVKAKLSRGLAAHRKSQLPASIAANSTSIDMTNNPELSSRSRKPRLPNLEIARFHGSYAEWPDFLATFTTVIGNDDELTDIEKLQYLRLSLGGVALETIRSLEPSHANYHKAMNLLINRFDNKVLHFQAHVQAIFGSKGVEKGSSKGLRELSDCMNSRLRAIRTLATTQQILDGLLIHIVTRKLDHGTREKWEEDLSITELPTWDAMESFLEKRCRMMENLDQAWSLEGYRGCPTLLIEEACIEEVIPGGDGVIRVAMVRTATVLIKRAVAKLAALPIDSEIVGTVPLPTGGVCSEQTAST; encoded by the exons atgtctgATACGGAAAATTCGGTTCGGGCACCAAATGAATCCCCAAGTGACGTGGACTTCTACCGAGCCAAAGCCGACTCTATTTTGAGGCAAATAAACTcgatgaaattttatttaaatggtgATTCGGTCAATCAGTTCGATGAATTGGATTGGATCAACTCCTTAAACGAGGCATTTGATGCTGCGCAGACATCGTTGGAGCGACTGGATTTTACGGAGATCTCGAGCGACCATCGGATGGAATTTTCCGGAGTTTTCATGGATGTAAAGGCGAAACTAAGCCGAGGCTTAGCTGCTCATCGCAAGTCGCAATTGCCGGCTTCAATCGCTGCCAATTCAACATCTATTGACATGACTAACAACCCGGAACTTTCTTCTAGATCGAGGAAGCCTCGTTTGCCAAATCTGGAAATTGCTCGTTTTCATGGTTCCTATGCTGAGTGGCCGGATTTTCTAGCGACGTTCACTACGGTCATCGGGAATGATGATGAGCTAACGGATATTGAAAAGTTACAATACTTGCGGTTGAGTTTAGGCGGCGTGGCTTTGGAGACCATACGCTCGCTCGAACCCTCACATGCAAACTATCATAAGGCTATGAATTTGCTGATAAATCGATTCGATAATAAAGTCTTACATTTTCAGGCACACGTACAGGCAATATTTGGTTCAAAGGGTGTCGAGAAGGGATCGTCAAAGGGTCTTCGGGAGCTCAGTGATTGCATGAATTCACGTTTACGAGCAATTCGAACCCTGGCCACTACGCAACAGATTTTGGACGGGCTTCTAATACACATCGTCACTCGAAAGCTGGATCATGGGACGCGTGAAAAATGGGAAGAGGATTTATCGATCACAGAGCTGCCTACCTGGGATGCTATGGAGTCATTTCTGGAGAAGAGGTGCAGGATGATGGAAAACTTGGATCAAGCCTGG TCTCTGGAGGGTTATCGAGGATGCCCAACCCTGCTGATCGAGGAGGCCTGCATCGAGGAAGTCATACCCGGCGGAGACGGCGTCATCAGAGTAGCTATGGTCCGTACAGCTACGGTTCTAATCAAGAGAGCCGTCGCCAAACTAGCCGCTCTGCCCATCGATTCCGAGATAGTTGGAACCGTACCTCTTCCAACGGGGGGAGTATGTTCGGAGCAGACCGCCAGCACCTAG